Within the Caldisericota bacterium genome, the region TTACGAAGATGCTATGGAAAGAATCCTGGGAGCTAAAAAAGGAGCTATCAATATAGTCAACCGGGAAATGTTGAAAAATTTTCAAGAGAAATTGAAAACATAAAAGATTAAGGATAATTAAAGCGAAAAGTGTATCTATCTACTATGGAATCTATTATAAACAAAGTAAAAACAAGTCGAAGGGAGGAATGAAAATGATAAGTGTTAAGAATTTGTATCACGACTATACTGGGAAGGGGCAGTATGCGGTAAATGATGTGTCTTTTAACATTGAGAAAGGAGAGGTATTTGGATTTTTAGGACCAAGCGGTGCAGGCAAAAGTACTACGCAAAATATTATGACAGGTCTGCTAAAGCTACAAAAAGGTGAGGTGTTGTATGAAGGCAATTCTATTACAAAAATGAAGTCGGAATTTTATAACAACATAGGAGTTTGTTTTGAGTTTCACAATTTATACACAAAATTGACTGGCTATGAAAATCTAAAGTACTTTGCTGGTTTGTTTGATGTACCAACTGCTGACCCAATGGAACTACTGGATATGGTAGGATTGAGAGCTGACGCAAATAAAAGAGTTGCTAATTATTCAAAAGGCATGATGCAAAGAATAGTTTTTGCTCGTTCTTTAATTAACAACCCTAAAATACTCTATTTAGATGAGCCTACATCAGGACTTGATCCAACGACAGCGAGTCAAATCAGACAGTTGATAAAACGCAAAAAAGAAGAAGGTTGTACGATTTTTTTGACTACACATAATATGTTTGCAGCTGATGATCTTTGTGATAGAGTTGCTTTCCTGAATGAAGGAAAAATCGTAGCTATGGATACACCGAGAAACTTGAAAATGAAACATGGAGAAAAATCTGTAGTAGTCGAGTTTGCAGGTGAAAAGGGAATAAAAAAGTCAGTATTTTTCTTAGACAACGAAGAGGATAAAAAACAATTTAATAAAATTATCTTAAACAAGGAAGTTCAAACAATACATTCACAGGAGGCAACTCTAGAGCAAACATTCATTAAGTTGACCGGAAGGGGGCTCATATAATGAATAAACTTTTTAATTTATACGTTCAAGATATGAAATTACTTTTAAGAAACTCTTTTGCATGGCTAATGATGGGTACAATAATTATTTTTCTCATTTTGTATTATTTTGTAATAACAGATTCTATCGAACACGAAATAACTATGTACTTTGTAGACAATAGTACAGGTCAGATAATGAAGAGTGCGCTTGAGGGAAGAAATGTAGATAACGTAGTATTTATAAGTAATATTGAAGAACTTGAACAGCTTATTTTAGACAAAGAAACACAAGTGGGAATAGTTTTTGAAGGAACTATATATGAACCACATTTTACAATTGTTCACGGTGAAAATATGAGAGAAGAAAATGTGAACTTAATTAGTGCATCGCTTAAAAATATGATATTAAATATGGCGGGTGTTAGTATAGACGCTCAATACTCAACGAAATTTTTAGGGGATAGAGTAGAGCCAATTCCTCAAAATAAGATGTTGATACCTATATTTTTAACCTACGAAGTAATGATGTTTAGCTTTTTCCTAAGTGCAGTATTTATGTTTCAAGAAAAAGCTGAAGGAAGTATTAAAGCATATCGTATTACACCAACGGGTACAGCTATATATATCACGTCTAAAACTCTTACTTTTATCACAAAAGGGATTGTATATGCACTACTGTTAATATTTCTAACTTTAGGTTTTAAAGTTAATTTCTTAGCACTGATTCCTATATTAATACTAGGCATAGCACTATTCGGATTTATAGGAATGAGCATAGCTACATTTTTCAGCAACTTATCTGAATACATATTTGTAGCGATGGGTGTGGTAATAATAAGCATGCTACCAGTTTTTACAATTTTAATTCCTAGCTTTTCACCTTTTTATATTGAGTGGATACCGTCTTTTCCAGCACTACATAGCATGAAAGAAATATTGTTTCCTACGGGAATTGACTTAGGTAGACAAGTCATAACACTCGTAGGTATGAATATTATCGCATATGCATTATGTCACTTTCTTGTAACTAAGAAGCTGATGAAGGAGGGAGCATAATGAGAAAAATATGGAGTATGATTATAAAAGATTTCACTGTTGCAACAAGGGATCGTATGATGTTACTTATTATTTTCTATGCAGTGATTTTAGCATTCGTAATTAGAATATTTGTCCCGACTGTAGAAAGCACGCAGGTAAAATTCGCCGTATATGAAGGTGTTGGTGAGCAAGTGATAAGTCAAATTGAAGATTTCGGTGAAGTGGATTTATTTGATAGTGCGGAAAGTGTATATGATAGAGTAGAGAGAATTGATTCAATCGCTGGAGTAGTAATGGAAGGTGAAACAATTCAGCTAGTATTTGAAGGAAATGAGCCAGAAGGACTAATAGACACTTACAAAATGATACTAGCAGAAATTACTTCACCAGAAATACCAATTCCTAT harbors:
- a CDS encoding ABC transporter permease; protein product: MMGTIIIFLILYYFVITDSIEHEITMYFVDNSTGQIMKSALEGRNVDNVVFISNIEELEQLILDKETQVGIVFEGTIYEPHFTIVHGENMREENVNLISASLKNMILNMAGVSIDAQYSTKFLGDRVEPIPQNKMLIPIFLTYEVMMFSFFLSAVFMFQEKAEGSIKAYRITPTGTAIYITSKTLTFITKGIVYALLLIFLTLGFKVNFLALIPILILGIALFGFIGMSIATFFSNLSEYIFVAMGVVIISMLPVFTILIPSFSPFYIEWIPSFPALHSMKEILFPTGIDLGRQVITLVGMNIIAYALCHFLVTKKLMKEGA
- a CDS encoding ABC transporter ATP-binding protein gives rise to the protein MISVKNLYHDYTGKGQYAVNDVSFNIEKGEVFGFLGPSGAGKSTTQNIMTGLLKLQKGEVLYEGNSITKMKSEFYNNIGVCFEFHNLYTKLTGYENLKYFAGLFDVPTADPMELLDMVGLRADANKRVANYSKGMMQRIVFARSLINNPKILYLDEPTSGLDPTTASQIRQLIKRKKEEGCTIFLTTHNMFAADDLCDRVAFLNEGKIVAMDTPRNLKMKHGEKSVVVEFAGEKGIKKSVFFLDNEEDKKQFNKIILNKEVQTIHSQEATLEQTFIKLTGRGLI